The following proteins are encoded in a genomic region of Enterocloster clostridioformis:
- a CDS encoding FadR/GntR family transcriptional regulator → MEKQTLGEIVSQKLLEMIQKDGYTAGDKLPTEAELVELLGVGRNTVREALRILMSRNIVTIRQGSGTFISDKNGVSDDPLGFAMIEDRRKLTEDLIQVRVMLEPPIAALAAQNAAEEDIRELENILLGLEEQMMRREDYSDKDSQFHAQIANCSHNLVMTNLVPVITDGVRVFAGAVQETEYEQTLKSHRRIFEAIRDRKPVEAQQAMYFHLMYNDNRYKGEMRDGKQGIRIEE, encoded by the coding sequence ATGGAAAAACAGACCTTAGGGGAGATTGTGTCCCAGAAGCTTTTGGAGATGATACAAAAGGATGGCTATACGGCAGGAGATAAGCTTCCCACGGAAGCCGAGCTGGTGGAACTTCTGGGGGTTGGCCGCAACACGGTGCGGGAAGCCCTTAGAATCCTTATGTCCAGAAATATCGTTACCATACGCCAGGGTTCAGGTACCTTTATTTCAGATAAAAACGGTGTATCCGATGACCCCCTGGGGTTTGCCATGATAGAGGACCGGAGAAAACTGACAGAGGATCTGATTCAGGTGCGTGTTATGCTGGAACCTCCCATTGCGGCTCTGGCAGCCCAGAACGCTGCAGAGGAGGACATCCGCGAGCTGGAGAACATCCTTCTGGGCCTGGAGGAGCAGATGATGCGCAGGGAAGACTATTCGGACAAGGATTCGCAGTTTCATGCCCAGATTGCAAATTGTTCCCATAATCTGGTCATGACTAACCTGGTGCCGGTAATCACAGACGGCGTCCGTGTATTTGCCGGCGCTGTTCAGGAAACAGAGTATGAGCAGACCCTTAAATCCCATCGCAGGATATTTGAGGCCATCCGGGACAGGAAACCCGTGGAGGCGCAGCAGGCTATGTATTTCCATCTGATGTATAATGACAACCGGTATAAAGGCGAAATGCGGGATGGGAAGCAGGGAATAAGGATTGAGGAATAA
- a CDS encoding L-threonylcarbamoyladenylate synthase has protein sequence METKRVMIEDRNHIKDEELGEAAGILRSGGLVAFPTETVYGLGGNALDEDAAGKIYAAKGRPSDNPLIAHVSCMEEVAPLVKEIPEAGRKLMEAFWPGPLTMIFPKSDKVPYGTTGGLDTVAIRMPDDPVANRLIALAGVPVAAPSANTSGRPSPTTADHVWQDMNGRIEMIIDGGPVGIGVESTIVDVSSEVPAVLRPGAITMEMLEAVLGDVSVDPAILGPLSADVRPKAPGMKYKHYAPKADLTLVEPEDVDRENGLDEKQLQAMIGKVRELSRGKIEAGCRVGVICTDESRHCYTDGAVRSIGERKSQASVAHNLYALLREFDDLGVDYIFSESFPKDHLGQAIMNRLSKAAGYKIVKV, from the coding sequence ATGGAGACAAAAAGAGTTATGATAGAGGACAGGAACCATATAAAGGATGAGGAACTGGGGGAGGCAGCCGGTATACTGCGTTCAGGGGGCCTGGTGGCATTTCCCACGGAGACCGTATACGGTCTGGGCGGCAATGCCCTGGACGAGGATGCGGCAGGGAAAATTTACGCCGCAAAAGGAAGGCCCTCGGATAATCCTCTTATTGCCCATGTATCCTGCATGGAGGAGGTAGCGCCTCTTGTAAAGGAGATCCCGGAGGCAGGCAGGAAGCTGATGGAGGCTTTCTGGCCAGGTCCCCTGACCATGATATTTCCCAAGAGTGACAAGGTCCCCTATGGCACAACAGGCGGTCTGGATACCGTGGCAATTCGTATGCCGGACGACCCGGTGGCAAACCGGCTTATTGCTCTGGCCGGAGTGCCCGTGGCCGCGCCCAGCGCCAATACATCCGGCCGTCCAAGTCCCACTACGGCCGACCATGTATGGCAGGATATGAACGGCAGGATTGAGATGATTATAGACGGAGGTCCCGTGGGAATCGGGGTGGAGTCCACCATTGTGGATGTTTCATCCGAGGTACCGGCTGTTCTGAGACCGGGGGCCATCACCATGGAAATGCTTGAGGCGGTGCTGGGGGATGTGAGCGTGGACCCGGCTATCCTGGGCCCTCTTTCTGCGGATGTCAGGCCAAAGGCGCCGGGAATGAAGTATAAGCATTATGCGCCTAAGGCCGACCTTACACTGGTGGAGCCGGAGGACGTTGACCGGGAAAATGGACTGGATGAGAAACAGCTTCAGGCCATGATTGGCAAGGTGCGGGAGCTTTCCCGCGGGAAGATTGAGGCCGGCTGCAGGGTGGGAGTCATCTGTACGGACGAGTCCAGGCATTGCTATACAGACGGCGCGGTACGCAGCATAGGCGAACGAAAAAGCCAGGCATCTGTGGCCCATAACCTTTACGCTCTGCTCAGGGAGTTTGATGATTTGGGAGTGGACTACATATTTTCGGAGAGCTTCCCGAAAGACCACCTGGGACAGGCCATCATGAACCGTCTTTCCAAGGCAGCGGGATATAAGATTGTGAAGGTGTAA
- the mscL gene encoding large-conductance mechanosensitive channel protein MscL, with protein MSNINSVMKEFKAFILKGNIIDMAVGVIIGGAFSKIVTSLVNDILMPLLGALTGGASFNTLKYVIHPAATVNGVEVEEAAILYGSFLQNILDFLIIGVCMFFMIKTVAVISSRLRHEEEAKEETPAPAGPTQEELLAEIRDLLKERRDMA; from the coding sequence ATGAGCAATATTAACAGCGTAATGAAAGAATTCAAGGCATTTATCCTCAAAGGAAACATCATCGACATGGCTGTAGGCGTCATTATCGGCGGCGCTTTCAGCAAGATTGTAACTTCCCTTGTCAATGACATCCTGATGCCCCTGCTGGGCGCCCTGACCGGCGGCGCAAGCTTCAACACACTCAAGTATGTCATTCATCCCGCGGCCACGGTAAACGGGGTAGAAGTAGAAGAAGCCGCCATACTCTATGGCAGCTTCCTGCAAAATATATTGGATTTTCTCATTATCGGCGTGTGCATGTTCTTTATGATTAAGACAGTTGCCGTCATCAGCAGCCGGTTACGCCATGAAGAAGAGGCCAAAGAAGAGACGCCCGCGCCGGCTGGTCCCACACAGGAAGAGCTTCTGGCTGAAATCCGCGACCTTTTAAAGGAACGCAGAGACATGGCCTGA
- the rho gene encoding transcription termination factor Rho → MREKLQTLPLSELKEMAKSRGIKGISSLRKAEIIDLLCAEAEKNPEVKPAEIKREEKAETPRRQEASRSQEAYRPQDQSHAPERNQSRSQDYQENRNDSRGTDNRRPVSRGYDNKYTQNRTQSPKPHGNSGMNNSMSQNSTPSQSEGERFTRADNRSDSMGLSSQDMAELDSGIEANGILEVMPDGFGFIRCENFLPGENDVYVAPSQIRRFNLKTGDIIVGNRRVKSATEKFAALLYIKTVNGYPLSATETRPNFEDLTPIFPNRRLHMETPGERNTVAMRVLDLLAPIGKGQRGMIVSPPKAGKTTLLKQVAKAVTTNNPDMHLMILLIDERPEEVTDIKEAIVGPNVEVIYSTFDELPDRHKRVSEMVIERAKRLVEHGRDVIILLDSITRLARAYNLTVAPSGRTLSGGLDPAALHMPKRFFGAARNMREGGSLTVLATALVETGSRMDDVVYEEFKGTGNMELVLDRKLSEKRIFPAIDILKSGTRRDDLLLSREEAEAVDIIRKATNSLKPEDAVEKVLDLFARTRNNREFVENAKRIRFF, encoded by the coding sequence ATGCGTGAAAAACTGCAGACCCTGCCTCTTTCAGAACTAAAGGAAATGGCCAAGAGCCGTGGAATTAAGGGCATTAGTTCATTGAGAAAGGCAGAAATCATTGATTTGCTCTGCGCTGAGGCGGAGAAAAACCCGGAAGTGAAGCCGGCGGAGATAAAAAGAGAAGAAAAGGCTGAAACGCCCCGCAGACAGGAGGCATCCCGCAGCCAGGAAGCGTACCGTCCCCAGGACCAGTCCCATGCCCCTGAGCGCAACCAGTCAAGGAGCCAGGATTATCAGGAAAACAGGAATGACAGCAGAGGAACGGATAACCGCCGCCCTGTTTCAAGAGGGTACGACAACAAATATACACAGAACAGAACCCAGTCTCCCAAGCCCCATGGAAACAGTGGCATGAATAACAGCATGAGCCAGAACAGTACGCCTTCCCAGAGTGAGGGAGAGCGTTTTACCAGAGCGGACAACAGGAGTGACTCAATGGGTTTATCCAGCCAGGACATGGCTGAGTTGGACAGCGGCATTGAGGCAAACGGCATACTGGAAGTCATGCCGGACGGATTTGGATTCATCCGCTGTGAAAATTTCCTTCCAGGTGAAAACGACGTCTATGTGGCCCCATCCCAAATCCGCCGTTTCAATCTGAAGACAGGCGATATTATAGTGGGAAACCGCAGGGTGAAGTCTGCAACGGAGAAGTTCGCGGCCCTGCTCTACATCAAGACGGTAAACGGCTATCCGTTAAGCGCCACGGAGACAAGGCCCAATTTTGAGGACCTGACCCCCATCTTTCCCAACAGGCGCCTTCACATGGAAACACCTGGAGAGAGGAATACAGTGGCCATGCGTGTTCTGGACCTTCTGGCTCCCATCGGCAAGGGACAGCGCGGTATGATCGTGTCTCCTCCAAAGGCAGGTAAGACAACACTGCTAAAGCAGGTGGCAAAGGCAGTCACAACCAATAATCCGGACATGCATCTGATGATCCTTCTGATCGACGAGCGCCCTGAGGAGGTTACAGACATAAAAGAAGCCATTGTGGGACCCAATGTGGAAGTCATTTACTCTACCTTTGACGAGCTGCCTGACCGTCATAAGAGGGTATCCGAGATGGTGATCGAGCGGGCAAAGCGTCTGGTGGAGCACGGACGTGACGTTATTATCCTGCTGGACAGCATTACCAGGCTGGCAAGAGCATACAACCTGACGGTTGCACCCAGCGGCCGTACATTATCCGGCGGTCTGGATCCGGCGGCCCTTCATATGCCAAAGCGTTTCTTCGGCGCGGCCAGAAATATGCGCGAGGGCGGAAGCCTGACCGTTCTGGCCACTGCGCTGGTGGAGACGGGAAGCCGCATGGATGATGTTGTGTATGAGGAATTTAAGGGCACCGGCAATATGGAGCTGGTGCTTGACAGGAAACTGTCTGAGAAACGTATTTTCCCGGCCATCGATATATTGAAGTCCGGTACCAGACGGGATGATCTCCTGCTTTCCCGGGAGGAAGCGGAGGCAGTGGATATCATCCGCAAGGCCACTAATTCCCTGAAACCTGAGGACGCAGTGGAAAAGGTACTTGACCTTTTCGCGAGGACCAGGAATAACAGGGAATTTGTGGAGAATGCCAAGCGGATTCGGTTCTTCTAG
- a CDS encoding replication-associated recombination protein A: MDLFDYMREKDMERESPLASRLRPRTLDEVVGQQHIVGKDKLLYRAIQADKLGSIIFYGPPGTGKTTLAKVIANTTSADFRQINATVAGKRDMEEVVKEAKDNIGMYGRKTILFVDEIHRFNKGQQDYLLPFVEDGTLILIGATTENPYFEVNGALLSRSRIFELKPLEKDDVKELIRRAVYDKERGMGIYDAEIDEDAADFLADTANGDARAALNAVELGVLTTAKGSDGRIHIDMAVAQECIQKRAVRYDKNGDNHYDTISAFIKSMRGSDPDAAVYYLARMLYAGEDIKFIARRIMICAAEDVGNADPQALVVAVNAAQAAERIGLPEANIILSQAVTYVATAPKSNAACMAVQKAMEAVRNERTMPVPVHLQDKHYKGAEKLGHGAGYRYAHDYPKHYVQQQYLPDGMEGTVFYEPSDNGYEKQINAHMKWLKS; encoded by the coding sequence ATGGATTTATTTGATTATATGAGAGAAAAGGATATGGAGAGGGAGTCGCCTCTGGCATCCAGGCTCCGTCCCAGGACCCTGGATGAGGTGGTGGGGCAGCAGCATATTGTGGGAAAGGATAAGCTGCTGTACCGGGCCATACAGGCGGATAAGCTGGGCTCCATTATTTTTTACGGACCTCCGGGAACCGGGAAGACAACTCTGGCCAAGGTCATTGCCAATACCACCAGTGCGGATTTCAGGCAGATTAACGCCACGGTGGCGGGAAAAAGGGACATGGAGGAGGTGGTGAAGGAGGCCAAGGATAACATTGGCATGTACGGACGGAAAACCATACTGTTCGTGGATGAGATCCACCGCTTTAATAAAGGACAGCAGGATTACCTTCTGCCCTTTGTGGAGGACGGGACGCTGATACTGATAGGAGCCACTACGGAGAATCCTTATTTCGAGGTAAACGGAGCGCTTCTTTCCAGGTCCAGGATATTTGAGCTTAAGCCCCTGGAAAAGGACGATGTAAAGGAGCTGATCCGGAGGGCGGTTTATGACAAGGAACGAGGAATGGGCATTTACGATGCCGAAATCGACGAGGATGCCGCTGATTTCCTGGCAGATACGGCCAACGGGGATGCCAGGGCCGCGTTAAATGCCGTGGAGCTGGGGGTGCTGACCACTGCAAAGGGATCGGACGGGCGGATTCACATTGATATGGCAGTGGCCCAGGAATGCATTCAGAAAAGGGCGGTCCGGTATGATAAGAACGGGGACAACCACTATGATACCATATCCGCGTTCATTAAAAGCATGCGGGGGTCGGACCCGGACGCTGCCGTGTATTATCTGGCGCGGATGCTGTACGCGGGGGAAGACATCAAGTTCATAGCCAGAAGAATCATGATATGCGCTGCGGAGGATGTGGGAAACGCGGACCCTCAGGCCCTTGTGGTGGCGGTGAACGCAGCCCAGGCCGCAGAGCGAATCGGACTTCCCGAAGCCAATATCATCCTTTCACAGGCAGTTACCTATGTGGCCACGGCTCCAAAGAGCAACGCTGCCTGTATGGCGGTACAGAAGGCCATGGAAGCGGTGAGGAATGAACGGACCATGCCTGTGCCCGTCCATCTGCAGGACAAGCATTACAAGGGAGCGGAAAAGCTGGGGCATGGGGCAGGCTACCGGTATGCCCACGACTACCCCAAGCATTATGTGCAGCAGCAGTATCTGCCTGACGGTATGGAGGGAACCGTATTTTACGAACCTTCTGACAATGGTTACGAGAAACAGATAAATGCGCATATGAAATGGCTTAAAAGCTGA
- a CDS encoding polysaccharide deacetylase family protein, whose translation MKLINKSKLLAAVCIMDLLLLGGLIHAVRGEMPAHVSVDGGSWVREGGDTLDRAKGLEGKCVALTFDDGPNEDYTEKLLDGLKERNVRATFFLMGQNIEGNEEIVKRMKAEGHLIGNHSYSHVQLTKAGSDAVCQAVDRTSRMIEEITGERPQYMRPPYGDWNEELECRVGMTTVLWSVDSLDWKLRNTNRVVKRVLKDVENGDIILMHDIFPTSVEAALEIVDTLTKRGYTFVTVDELLID comes from the coding sequence GTGAAGCTGATAAATAAGTCAAAACTCCTGGCAGCCGTCTGCATAATGGACCTTCTGCTGCTGGGCGGCCTTATCCATGCGGTAAGGGGGGAAATGCCGGCCCATGTGTCCGTTGACGGGGGCTCCTGGGTCAGGGAGGGAGGGGATACCCTGGACCGGGCCAAGGGCCTGGAAGGGAAATGTGTGGCTCTGACCTTTGACGACGGACCAAATGAGGATTACACGGAAAAACTGCTGGACGGGCTGAAAGAGCGAAATGTCCGGGCAACCTTTTTTCTTATGGGTCAGAACATAGAGGGAAACGAGGAAATTGTAAAGCGGATGAAGGCAGAGGGGCATTTGATTGGAAATCACAGCTACAGCCATGTGCAGCTCACAAAGGCCGGATCCGACGCGGTCTGCCAGGCCGTGGACAGGACCAGCCGGATGATAGAAGAGATTACGGGAGAGCGGCCCCAGTATATGCGCCCGCCCTATGGAGACTGGAATGAGGAGCTGGAGTGCAGGGTCGGCATGACCACCGTACTGTGGTCCGTGGACTCACTGGACTGGAAACTGCGCAATACCAACCGTGTTGTGAAACGTGTGCTTAAGGATGTGGAGAACGGGGATATTATATTGATGCATGATATTTTCCCCACTTCTGTGGAAGCAGCCCTGGAAATCGTTGACACGCTGACGAAGCGGGGCTATACTTTTGTTACGGTGGATGAACTGCTGATTGACTGA
- a CDS encoding GH25 family lysozyme, whose protein sequence is MKNTTQIMRRCRALVLAGLIGAGTMVPAGTSLAVGPGETQSSTVISPVGPGQSSTGSTGTTSGTGTTSGQSASTANPNAWKKVNGVYQMPDGSSINNVLFRGIDVSRWQGDINWSQVAADDVSFVMLGTRSKGAVDPYFHRNIQQASAAGVKVGVYIYSLAMTPEMAVEEANFVLNLIHDYPVSYPVAFDMEDSTQGTLSKDELAAIANAFCGRISEAGYYPVIYANDNWLANKLDMSKMNYPVWVARYSAKPAYQNPVMWQATSTGAVNGISGNVDIDFQFKDFTSVIPANTWRTINGQTYYYQNYAKQKNNWIQDDGTWYYMNGDGLVSRGWLNQSGKSYYLDDSNGKMITGWKSDSGKWYYFGSSGALSKGWINDNGTWYYSNQEGVMQTGWLDDGGRRYFLEGNGAMAKGWTSQNGKWYYLDSSGALSKGWINDNGTWYYSSQEGVMQTGWLDDGGERYYLKGSGAMATGWREMDGAWYYFESSGRMAKGVIDVGGLHYYMEPSTGRMAAGTTVDIGGVAYNTDASGVLSQVVQETGNETGDGQTGNVQTQAPGGSQGGQAPQPSQSGGVSNQAPGSGQSVTGTSGGPGVVVTPIGTAQ, encoded by the coding sequence ATGAAAAATACGACGCAGATAATGAGGCGCTGCCGCGCACTTGTTTTGGCGGGGCTAATCGGGGCAGGGACAATGGTGCCCGCGGGTACATCCCTGGCCGTGGGACCGGGAGAGACCCAGTCCTCCACGGTCATATCTCCCGTAGGGCCGGGGCAGAGTTCCACTGGCAGCACAGGAACCACCTCCGGTACAGGAACCACCTCCGGACAGTCTGCTTCCACCGCAAATCCCAACGCATGGAAGAAGGTAAACGGCGTATACCAGATGCCGGACGGCTCGTCCATCAATAATGTGCTGTTCCGGGGAATTGACGTGTCCAGGTGGCAGGGAGATATCAACTGGAGCCAGGTAGCCGCGGACGACGTGTCCTTCGTCATGCTGGGCACCCGTTCAAAGGGCGCAGTGGACCCTTACTTCCACAGGAATATCCAGCAGGCCAGCGCGGCAGGCGTCAAGGTGGGCGTATATATCTACTCTCTGGCCATGACGCCGGAGATGGCGGTGGAGGAGGCCAACTTTGTCCTCAACCTGATTCATGATTATCCGGTTTCCTATCCCGTGGCCTTTGACATGGAGGATTCCACCCAGGGAACCTTGTCAAAGGATGAGCTGGCAGCCATCGCCAACGCGTTCTGCGGGCGGATTTCAGAGGCGGGCTATTATCCTGTCATCTATGCCAATGACAACTGGCTTGCCAATAAGCTGGATATGAGCAAAATGAACTATCCTGTATGGGTAGCCCGCTATTCCGCCAAACCCGCCTATCAGAATCCGGTTATGTGGCAGGCAACAAGCACCGGCGCTGTAAACGGTATAAGCGGAAATGTGGATATCGATTTTCAGTTCAAGGATTTCACTTCTGTGATTCCGGCTAATACGTGGAGGACTATCAACGGGCAGACCTACTATTACCAGAACTATGCAAAGCAGAAAAACAACTGGATTCAGGATGACGGCACATGGTACTATATGAACGGGGACGGTTTGGTGTCCAGGGGCTGGCTCAACCAGTCCGGCAAGTCTTACTATCTGGATGACTCTAACGGTAAGATGATAACCGGCTGGAAATCCGACAGCGGGAAATGGTATTATTTCGGCAGCTCAGGAGCCCTTTCAAAGGGTTGGATCAATGACAACGGAACATGGTATTACAGCAATCAGGAGGGCGTGATGCAGACAGGCTGGCTGGATGACGGCGGCCGCAGATACTTCCTGGAGGGAAATGGGGCCATGGCAAAAGGCTGGACCAGTCAGAACGGGAAGTGGTACTATCTGGACAGCTCAGGAGCCCTTTCAAAGGGCTGGATCAATGACAACGGAACCTGGTATTACAGCAGCCAGGAGGGCGTGATGCAGACAGGCTGGCTGGATGACGGCGGTGAGCGGTATTACCTTAAGGGATCCGGGGCAATGGCCACGGGCTGGCGTGAGATGGATGGGGCCTGGTATTACTTTGAGAGCTCCGGACGTATGGCGAAAGGCGTGATCGATGTGGGCGGACTCCACTACTATATGGAGCCATCCACAGGACGTATGGCGGCAGGCACCACTGTGGACATAGGCGGCGTGGCGTACAATACAGACGCAAGCGGAGTGCTCAGCCAGGTTGTTCAGGAAACGGGAAATGAGACCGGGGACGGCCAGACAGGAAATGTACAGACCCAGGCGCCAGGCGGCAGCCAGGGAGGACAGGCGCCCCAGCCTTCACAGAGCGGCGGCGTATCCAATCAGGCACCGGGGTCAGGCCAGTCTGTCACAGGTACATCCGGCGGACCGGGTGTAGTGGTCACACCGATAGGAACAGCACAGTAG
- a CDS encoding N-acetylmuramoyl-L-alanine amidase family protein has protein sequence MGYKKYWAAIAAAGMIGAMSLGSVFTSYGADGWSKSNDSWTYIYNGQTHTGWLQTSEGWYYMDLSTGHMSTGFKQIDGKWYFFRPNGLMAMGWINPEDGKWYYMLNDGSMVTGWLKIGNDYYFMRGNGTMATGWREMDGAWYYFQSNGKCVVNSWAQIKDNWYLFGTDGKMMTGWAKVDNDYFYLNTDGRMLSGWLSDSEGNKYYMDTSNGKMSTGWKQIDNSWHYFNSNGHMMTGWIQLDGKYYYLNPANEGKMIAGTTATINGVQYNFDGSGVCQNANGVSAQTPGTVNNNSGSSGGSGGPGVSGSSGSGISSGTPGGSGSSTSGPTSGNSNNSPSGSSTALEPGRTDGPG, from the coding sequence ATGGGATATAAAAAGTACTGGGCAGCAATCGCGGCAGCCGGTATGATTGGGGCCATGTCATTGGGGTCTGTATTCACCAGCTATGGGGCGGACGGATGGAGTAAATCCAATGACAGTTGGACTTATATCTATAATGGACAGACACATACAGGATGGCTTCAGACCAGCGAGGGCTGGTATTACATGGACTTATCCACGGGACATATGTCCACGGGTTTTAAGCAGATTGACGGAAAATGGTATTTCTTCAGGCCCAACGGTCTCATGGCCATGGGCTGGATCAATCCGGAGGACGGCAAGTGGTATTATATGCTGAACGACGGAAGTATGGTTACAGGCTGGCTGAAGATTGGAAACGACTACTATTTCATGCGGGGCAACGGAACCATGGCAACCGGCTGGCGTGAGATGGACGGCGCATGGTATTATTTCCAGAGCAACGGAAAGTGCGTGGTTAATTCCTGGGCACAGATTAAGGACAACTGGTACCTCTTTGGCACGGACGGCAAGATGATGACGGGCTGGGCTAAAGTGGATAATGATTATTTCTACCTGAATACGGATGGCCGGATGCTGAGCGGCTGGCTGAGCGACAGCGAAGGCAACAAATATTATATGGATACAAGCAACGGCAAGATGTCCACAGGCTGGAAGCAGATTGATAATTCCTGGCATTACTTCAACAGCAATGGACATATGATGACGGGATGGATTCAGCTGGACGGCAAGTACTACTATCTGAACCCTGCCAACGAGGGCAAGATGATTGCGGGCACCACAGCTACCATCAATGGCGTACAGTATAACTTTGACGGCAGCGGTGTATGCCAGAATGCCAACGGCGTATCGGCCCAGACACCGGGAACCGTGAACAATAATTCCGGCAGTTCCGGCGGCAGCGGCGGACCCGGCGTGTCCGGTTCTTCCGGCTCCGGTATCAGCAGCGGCACACCGGGCGGCTCCGGAAGCAGCACCAGCGGCCCGACCAGCGGCAATTCCAATAACAGCCCATCCGGCTCGTCAACTGCGCTTGAACCAGGACGGACAGACGGACCAGGTTGA
- a CDS encoding phosphotransferase, which yields MDRHGLVCRAVLEQPDITQRELAGKLDVSLGTANGLIKDCLAKGYIGEKSSQKGKARWRLRAEGQKLLDQYRVDGALIIAAGFGSRFVPLTFEMPKGLLEVFGERMIERQIKQLHEVGIRNITIAVGYLKEKFEYLIDKYGVELLYNPEYTSKNTLTTIYRARKVLEGRNMYILSSDNWMRENMYHAYECGAWYSSAFQRGETKEWCLYFNKKGRITDVKVGGRDQWVMYGPAYFSREFSRQFLPVLEAYYKTPGTEQFYWEQVYVDMLEGEARRRLEEEAGGLLEAAQEASGLAASRWDEIEMDVNRQPDDQVYEFENLEELRLFDPRYQNHSDNAAMKLVAEVFKVPESHIKDIRCLKAGMTNKSFLFKVEDRHCICRIPGPGTELLINREQEKTVYDAVAPLEITEHVLYMNEKTGYKIADYYEGTRNADAADWDDMEKCMSMVRCLHQSGITVAHSFDIRERISFYEKLCRSHGALLFEDYEEVRGWMDWLMDTLDSMEHPKCLCHIDANVDNFLFFEDGSVKLLDWEYAGMCDPVMDVSMCAIYSYYNEEDMERLFRLYLQREPSEDELFALYANAALGGFLWCLWAVYKSILGDEFGEYTIIMYRYAKKYYRKLRKL from the coding sequence ATGGACAGACATGGACTTGTATGCAGGGCAGTGCTGGAGCAGCCGGATATCACCCAGAGGGAGCTGGCCGGAAAGCTGGACGTCTCCCTGGGCACGGCCAATGGTTTGATTAAGGACTGCCTGGCAAAGGGATATATAGGAGAGAAAAGCAGCCAAAAGGGAAAAGCCAGATGGAGGCTGAGGGCTGAGGGACAGAAGCTGTTAGACCAATATAGGGTGGACGGCGCCCTTATTATCGCAGCCGGATTCGGTTCACGTTTTGTACCCCTGACCTTTGAGATGCCCAAGGGGCTCCTGGAGGTCTTTGGGGAGCGAATGATTGAGCGTCAGATTAAGCAGCTTCACGAAGTGGGGATAAGGAACATAACCATAGCAGTGGGATATCTGAAGGAGAAGTTTGAATACCTCATTGATAAATACGGTGTGGAGCTTCTGTACAATCCTGAATACACCAGCAAAAACACCCTGACCACTATATACCGGGCCAGGAAGGTGCTGGAGGGACGCAATATGTACATTCTGTCATCGGACAACTGGATGCGGGAGAACATGTATCATGCCTATGAATGTGGGGCCTGGTACAGCTCGGCTTTTCAGAGGGGAGAGACCAAGGAGTGGTGCCTTTATTTCAATAAAAAGGGAAGGATCACCGATGTGAAAGTAGGCGGACGGGACCAGTGGGTCATGTATGGTCCGGCTTATTTTTCCCGGGAATTTTCCCGGCAGTTCCTTCCCGTGCTGGAAGCCTATTATAAGACGCCGGGAACAGAGCAGTTCTACTGGGAACAGGTCTATGTTGATATGCTGGAAGGAGAGGCCAGGCGGCGGCTGGAGGAGGAAGCCGGCGGACTGTTGGAAGCGGCCCAGGAAGCCAGCGGACTGGCTGCTTCCAGATGGGATGAGATAGAGATGGATGTGAACCGCCAGCCGGATGACCAGGTATATGAGTTTGAGAACCTGGAGGAGCTGCGCCTGTTTGACCCCCGCTATCAGAATCATTCTGACAATGCGGCCATGAAGCTGGTCGCAGAGGTATTCAAGGTACCGGAATCCCACATTAAAGATATCCGCTGCCTGAAAGCGGGCATGACCAACAAGTCGTTTCTGTTTAAGGTGGAGGACCGCCACTGCATCTGCCGCATACCAGGTCCGGGAACAGAACTTCTGATTAACAGGGAACAGGAAAAAACAGTCTACGACGCCGTTGCCCCGCTTGAAATCACCGAGCATGTGCTGTACATGAACGAAAAGACGGGGTATAAGATAGCGGATTACTATGAAGGTACCAGAAATGCGGATGCAGCGGATTGGGACGATATGGAAAAATGCATGTCCATGGTGCGCTGCCTTCACCAGTCGGGTATTACGGTGGCCCATTCCTTTGACATCCGGGAGAGAATCAGCTTCTATGAAAAGCTGTGCAGGAGCCATGGAGCTCTTTTGTTTGAGGATTACGAGGAAGTGAGGGGGTGGATGGACTGGCTCATGGATACCCTGGATTCCATGGAACACCCAAAATGCCTGTGTCATATTGACGCAAATGTGGATAACTTTCTCTTTTTTGAGGACGGCAGTGTAAAACTCCTGGATTGGGAGTATGCAGGCATGTGTGACCCGGTGATGGATGTGTCCATGTGTGCGATTTATTCCTATTACAATGAAGAGGACATGGAACGTCTCTTCAGGCTTTATCTTCAGAGGGAGCCCTCTGAGGACGAGCTGTTCGCCCTATATGCCAATGCGGCCCTGGGAGGATTCCTGTGGTGCCTGTGGGCTGTATATAAAAGCATTCTGGGCGATGAGTTTGGAGAATACACCATCATCATGTACCGGTATGCAAAAAAATATTATAGGAAATTACGGAAATTGTAA